A single genomic interval of Campylobacter sp. MIT 12-8780 harbors:
- the rplN gene encoding 50S ribosomal protein L14 — protein sequence MIQSFTRLAVADNSGAKELMCIKVLGGSKRRYATIGDVIVASVKKALPNGKVKKGQVVKAVIVRTKKEIHRDNGSLIRFDENAAVILDNKREPIGTRIFGPVGREVRYANFMKIVSLAPEVL from the coding sequence GTTTTACAAGGCTAGCTGTTGCTGATAACAGCGGCGCAAAAGAGCTAATGTGTATAAAGGTTTTAGGCGGTAGTAAAAGACGCTATGCTACCATAGGTGATGTTATCGTTGCATCAGTAAAAAAGGCTTTACCAAATGGTAAGGTAAAAAAAGGACAAGTGGTAAAAGCAGTTATTGTTCGCACCAAAAAAGAAATTCATAGAGACAATGGCTCACTTATCCGCTTTGATGAAAATGCTGCGGTGATTTTAGACAATAAAAGAGAACCGATAGGAACGCGTATCTTTGGACCAGTTGGTAGAGAAGTAAGATATGCAAATTTCATGAAAATCGTTTCTTTAGCACCGGAGGTTTTATAA